The proteins below are encoded in one region of Methanofollis sp.:
- a CDS encoding uL15m family ribosomal protein, which yields MPTNTRSKFRGSRTCGGGTHKNRRGAGNRGGRGRAGHRDHRWSHFLLAGQVHNGKNGFVNQIREDVEVLDIGEIDQVADFLVQAGLAEQEGDLIAIDLCDLGVEKVLGGGQVTHALKLTALAFSAQAKEKIEAAGGQALTE from the coding sequence ATGCCCACGAACACACGCTCAAAGTTCCGCGGGTCCAGGACCTGCGGTGGCGGCACGCACAAGAATCGCCGTGGTGCAGGTAACCGCGGTGGCAGGGGACGGGCAGGACACAGGGACCACCGCTGGAGCCACTTCCTCCTTGCGGGTCAGGTTCACAACGGCAAGAACGGCTTTGTGAACCAGATTCGGGAGGACGTCGAGGTGCTGGACATCGGGGAGATCGACCAGGTGGCCGATTTCCTTGTCCAGGCCGGCCTTGCCGAGCAGGAGGGCGATCTTATTGCGATCGACCTCTGCGACCTCGGTGTCGAGAAGGTGCTCGGCGGCGGTCAGGTAACCCATGCCCTGAAACTGACGGCACTGGCGTTTTCCGCACAGGCAAAAGAAAAGATTGAGGCGGCTGGCGGTCAGGCTCTGACCGAGTGA